In Novipirellula galeiformis, one DNA window encodes the following:
- a CDS encoding molybdopterin molybdotransferase MoeA, with translation MSAKKFAFCSPEEAITALAARLSIVEVEDAVQACLGRVLAEDVIADRDSPAADVSAMDGYAIRRSDLRLGESIPVAGESVPGAPPPPMKAGSIMRIFTGALVPDGADAVVKREDTEELENAIRFLEVAMSTPTGENIRRAGENAKSGSRVLAAGVQINAAHRATMANFGCYQATVYSPVRVTLITTGDEVGVFDKEAPKPWQLRNSNQIALASLFESKPWITINAVHHACDDRETLTALLSGLLPQTDAVIMTGGVSMGDYDYVPDGVRDVGGEVVFHGLPIRPGKPILGAATEEGKLILGLPGNPVSAVIGGLRFALPLLAKQSGQVNWRPRCTQVRLENPGEKTLPLWWLRLVTMTAHGTAEPVHSQGSGDLVSLGQSSGVVEIPAGESGEGLWPYYAW, from the coding sequence ATGTCAGCTAAAAAGTTTGCCTTTTGTAGCCCCGAGGAAGCGATCACCGCACTGGCGGCACGACTGAGTATCGTCGAGGTCGAAGACGCGGTGCAGGCGTGTCTTGGCCGGGTGCTCGCCGAAGACGTGATTGCCGATCGCGACAGTCCCGCTGCGGATGTTTCGGCGATGGACGGTTACGCCATCCGGCGGAGTGACTTGCGTCTGGGCGAATCGATTCCTGTCGCGGGGGAAAGCGTTCCCGGAGCCCCGCCGCCGCCGATGAAGGCGGGATCCATCATGCGTATCTTCACCGGGGCGCTGGTGCCCGATGGAGCCGACGCGGTGGTGAAACGTGAAGATACCGAAGAGTTGGAAAACGCGATTCGGTTTTTAGAGGTGGCGATGTCGACTCCGACGGGCGAGAACATTCGCCGCGCTGGTGAGAATGCAAAATCGGGTAGTCGTGTTCTCGCCGCAGGGGTTCAAATCAATGCGGCTCATCGCGCTACGATGGCAAATTTCGGCTGTTATCAAGCAACGGTTTACTCGCCGGTTCGCGTTACCCTGATCACGACGGGGGATGAAGTGGGTGTTTTCGACAAGGAAGCACCGAAGCCTTGGCAGCTTCGTAACAGCAACCAAATTGCGTTGGCCTCGTTGTTTGAGTCAAAGCCTTGGATCACGATCAACGCGGTTCATCATGCATGCGACGATCGTGAAACGCTCACCGCTTTGTTATCCGGTCTGCTGCCGCAAACCGATGCGGTCATCATGACGGGTGGCGTGTCGATGGGCGATTACGACTATGTGCCCGATGGAGTACGCGATGTTGGCGGCGAGGTGGTCTTTCATGGGCTGCCGATTCGGCCCGGGAAACCCATTCTCGGTGCCGCCACCGAAGAGGGGAAGTTGATTCTCGGCTTGCCCGGCAATCCCGTCAGCGCGGTGATCGGGGGACTTCGGTTTGCGTTGCCGCTATTAGCAAAGCAAAGTGGTCAAGTGAACTGGCGTCCGCGGTGCACGCAGGTTCGACTGGAAAACCCTGGCGAAAAAACGTTGCCGCTGTGGTGGTTGCGACTTGTCACGATGACGGCGCACGGGACGGCGGAACCGGTGCATAGCCAAGGCTCGGGAGACCTTGTTTCGTTGGGACAAAGCTCAGGCGTTGTCGAAATCCCCGCAGGGGAATCAGGCGAGGGACTATGGCCGTACTACGCATGGTAG
- a CDS encoding carboxymuconolactone decarboxylase family protein, which translates to MIPKSYKQMHKSYPEYMQAYESFGEEARKAGPLSPREVALVKLAISLGAGLEGAAHSHTRKALEAGCTADELRHVAVVSAPTIGFPTMMRARSWVEDVLEKQAK; encoded by the coding sequence ATGATTCCAAAATCGTATAAACAGATGCACAAAAGTTATCCCGAATACATGCAAGCGTATGAATCGTTTGGCGAGGAGGCGCGTAAAGCCGGCCCCCTTTCGCCGCGTGAAGTCGCCTTGGTCAAGCTGGCCATCTCCTTGGGCGCAGGTCTCGAAGGCGCAGCCCATTCCCACACGCGAAAAGCGCTCGAGGCCGGTTGCACTGCGGATGAACTGCGGCATGTTGCAGTCGTTTCCGCGCCCACGATCGGGTTTCCGACGATGATGCGTGCACGATCCTGGGTCGAAGATGTCCTCGAAAAACAAGCCAAGTGA
- a CDS encoding molybdenum cofactor guanylyltransferase codes for MSSKNKPSERGATVNLSATSLDDAGKQRLLGVVLCGGKSSRMGRDKAALAHPSGQTFLSHAIKRLANVCDAVVVSGDSTVAHAVPTIVDPVAHRGPATGIAAALDYAIRHGFDACFVTPVDMPMLSGKDLESLKEDWHARDQITVAESDGLEPLVGIYPIRFAGPLRQLAESESRSLFRWLGSHDHHRVTLSAACCHNINTPEDLTDVS; via the coding sequence ATGTCCTCGAAAAACAAGCCAAGTGAGCGAGGCGCGACCGTGAACCTGTCGGCCACGTCGCTCGATGATGCTGGCAAGCAACGCTTACTCGGGGTCGTGTTGTGCGGTGGAAAATCCTCGCGAATGGGCCGCGACAAAGCAGCGTTGGCACACCCCAGTGGACAAACCTTTTTGAGCCACGCGATCAAGCGACTTGCTAATGTTTGTGACGCGGTCGTCGTCAGTGGGGATTCTACGGTGGCTCACGCAGTTCCCACGATTGTGGATCCCGTCGCACATCGCGGTCCGGCGACGGGAATCGCGGCGGCACTTGATTATGCAATCCGTCACGGTTTTGACGCTTGCTTTGTCACGCCCGTGGACATGCCGATGTTGAGCGGGAAAGATTTGGAATCGCTGAAAGAGGACTGGCACGCCCGGGATCAAATCACCGTTGCTGAGTCCGATGGACTAGAACCTTTAGTCGGAATTTACCCGATTCGTTTTGCGGGCCCGCTTCGACAATTGGCTGAATCCGAAAGCCGTAGTTTGTTTCGCTGGCTCGGATCCCATGATCACCACCGCGTGACGTTATCAGCGGCTTGTTGCCACAACATTAACACTCCTGAAGATTTAACGGATGTCAGCTAA